GCCAAGCGACCACCCACGCAAACCAACCACCAGCAGACACATTGCGCTCAGCCGCGGCCGCTCGGCACCGACCCCTGCGCGCTGCTCGCCACGCCGTAGTGCCCGGCCTGCCGGTCGGCCTGCTCCCGCAGCGCCAGCACGATCGCCACCCGGCCGGAGCTGCTGCCCGCGTTGTCCACCGTCGACAGGTTCGACGCGATCGCCGGATCGGCCCGCGCCACGCCGACCGCACCGGTGCCGTCCGCCGAACCGGTCAGCACCGCGCCCTGTCCGGCGAGGTCGACCTGGGTGGCGAACCGGGCCAGCACGGCGGCCTCGTCACCGGCGTGGTCGCCCTCGAAGGGACCGCCGGTGAGCACCACCGCCAGCTGCGCGGGCCGCAGCCCCGGCGATGCGGTGGCGAAGCCGCCGTCGGCCAGCCCGGAGAACGCGGCCGCCCGCTCCTGGTCGCCGGTCTGCGGCTGGCCCGTCTGCGGGTCGAGCAGCGACAGCGGGCCGATCAGGCCGCCGGCCAGGGTGCCCGGATCGGCCGCCGTGGGCAGCTGGAGCCCGGCCGGCAGCAGCTCGGTGACCACGCGGCGCAGCTGATCGGCCCGGTCCGGATCGGCGAAGCCCTCGCCCAAGCGCACCTCGCCGGTCACGTCCGCACCCGCGTCGCGCAGCAGCTCCGACACCGCCGCCCGCCGCTGGTCGGACACCTCGGCCGAGCTGATGAGCACGACGCTGCGCTGCGCCAGCTGCCCCTGCACGGCCATCGGCGCCACCGCCGACTCGAACTGCTCGGCCCCGGCGACCTGCGCCTTCAGCGCGTTGCGCTCGGCGTCGAGCTGCTCGACCTGCCCCTGCAACGACTCCCGCTCCGCGCCGACCCCGGCCAGCAGCCGGTCGCTGATCGACGTCGAGCCGAGCACCACGCCGACCGCCAGCGCCAGGAAGACCGCGGCGACCGACACGATGTGATAGCGCATCGAGATCACGTGAGAAGCCCCTTGAAGTATGCCGCCACCTGGCCGCCCAGATCGGCGACCACGTGCATGAATGCGGTGCCCAGCCCGGAGACGAGCAGCGCCACGACCACCGCCAGCAGCACCGCGGCGATCAGCAGCACCACGGCGCTGGTCGGCGTCCGGCTGCGCTGCAGGGCGGCCACCGCGCGGCCGTCGACGATCTTGCTGCCCATCCGCAGCCGGGTCAGGAAGGTCGACGGGTTGGATCCCGACCGCCCGCTGTCCAGGAACTCCCCCAGCGTCGCGTGGAAGCCGACCGTGACCACCAGGCTCGCCTTGTGCGCATCGGCCAGCAGCAGCGCCAGGTCCTCCGGGTTGCCGGAGGCCGGGAACGTCACCGCGCCGATGCCGAGGTCCTGGATGCGCTCCAGACCGGGGGCGTGCCCGTCCAGGTGGGCCGGGATCACCAGCTCGGCGCCGCACTTGAGCGTCTCGGTGCTGATGACGTCCGGATCGCCCACGATGACGTCCGGCTTGTACCCGGCCTCGCGCAGCACGTCCGCGCCCGACTCGACGCCGATCAGCACCGGCCGGTACTCGCGGATGTACTTGCGCAGCCGCTTGAGGTCGTCGGCGTGGCCGTAGCCCGGCGCCAGCACGAGGACCGGGCGGTCCTCCAGCGACGCGCTCAGGTCGGGCACGCCGATGCCGTCCAGGATGAGCGTCCGCTCCCGGCGCAGGAACTCGATGGTGTTCGCGGAGAACGCCTCGAGCTGCGCCGACATCCCGGCCTTGGCCTCGATGAGCAGGTCGGCGACCGAGTCGGCGTCCTGCGCCGTGCCGCGGCCGACCTCCCGCTCGCCGACGAACACCCCGCCCTCGTGCAGCCGGAGCTTCGTGCCGTCCTTGATCTGGCGCGCGAACTCGGGGCCGACGCTGTCGACCAGCGCGATCCCGGCCGACAGCAGCACGTCGGGCCCGAGGTTCGGGTAGCGCCCGGAGATCGACGGGGCGGCGTTGACCACCCCGACCACACCGGCCGAGACCAGCGCTTCAGCCGTGCGCCGGTCCAGATCGGCGTGGTCGAGCACCGCGATGTCGCCGGGCCGGACCCGGCGCAGCACGTCGTCGCTGCGACGCTCGATCCGGGCGATCCCGACCACACCGGGCAGGTTCCCCTGCTGGCGAGCAAGCAGACCGCTGAGTTTCATGCACCGATGGTGACAAACCGATCACCCGATTTCGGTCCGCCACGCCGAGACAATTGACCCGTATGGCCCAGAAAATGTTCGGCCAAATAGCCCAGCTTCTACGCCCCGCTCTTCTCCTTCTTCTTGGCGGGCTTCTTCCGCCGGGAGAAGCGGGCCTGCGCCAGCTTGTACGCGGTCGCGGTGTTCAGCAGCTCCTCGGCGTGCGCGCGGCCGGTCTCGGTGGAGTCCATCCCGGCCAGCATCCGGGCCAGCTCCACCACCCGCCGCTCGTCGGCCACCACCCGCACGTCGCTGCGGGTCAGCCCGCCCTCGGAGCTGCCCTTGTCGACCACCAGGTGGCGGTCGGCGTAGGCGGCGACCTGCGGCAGGTGCGTGACGACCACGACCTGGTGGGTGCGCGCCAGCCGGGCCAGCCGCCGTCCGATCTCCACCGCGGCTCGACCGCCGACCCCGGCGTCGACCTCGTCGAAGACGAGCGTGGGCACGGTGTCGGCGTCGGCCAGCACCACCTCCAGCGCCAGCATCACCCGCGACAGCTCACCGCCCGAAGCGCCCTTGTGGATCGGCAGCGCGGGGGCGCCGGAGTGCGCGATCAGCTGCAGCTCGACCTCGTCCACGCCGTCCGGTCCCGCGTGCACGCTCTCGCCGCGCACCTGCAGCGCGCTCGGGTCGCCCGCGTCGGCCGGCTTCGGCTGCACCACGACCTCCAGCCGGGCTTGCGCCATGGCCAGGCCGTCCAGCTCCTCGGACACCGCCGCCGAGAGCCCGACCGCGGCCTCCCGCCGCGCTTCGGTGAGCTCCGCGGCCAGCTCGGCCAGTTCCGCGGCGAGCTCGTCGCGACGCGCGGCCAGCGCCGCCAGCGCCTCCTCCGAGGTGTCCATTCCGGACAGCCGGGCGCGGGCTTCCTCCGCCCAGGCCAGCACGCCGTCGACGTCCGCCGCGTACTTCTTGGTCAGCATCTTGAGCTCGGCCTGCCGGGCCAGCACCTGCTCCAGGCGGGCCGGATCGGCGTCCAGCCGGTCCAGGTACCCGCCGAGCTCGCCACCGACATCTGCCAGCACCGCAACGGCTTCGGCCACCCGCGGCTCCAGCTCCCGCAGCGCCGGGTCCTCGGCGGTGGACAGCCGCCGCCGGGCCTCGCCGATCAGCCCGATCGCACCGGGCGCGTCCGGATCCCCGTCCGCCGCACCGGTCAGCGCGTGGTGGGCACCCGCGGCGATCTCCCGCAGCTGGTCCACGTCCGCCAGCCGCCGGGCCTCGTCGACCAGCGCGACGTCCTCGCCCGGTTCCGGCCCGACCGCCTCGATCTCGCTCAACCCGTGCCGCAGCAGGTCGGCTTCCCTGGCCAGTTCCCGCGAGCGCTCGGTGCGTTCGGTCAGCTCCCGGACCGCCTCGGCCCATTCCGCGCGCACCCGCTGGTAGTTCGCGAGCACCTGAAGCACCGGTTCCCCGGCGAAGCGGTCGAGCACCGCCCGCTGCTCGCCGGAGCGCAGCAACCGCAGCTGGTCGTTCTGGCCGTGCACCGCCAGAACCTGCTCGGCCAGCTCGGACAGCACGGCGTTGGGCACCGAACGGCCGCCGAGGTGGGCGCGGGAACGACCGTCGGCGGTGACCGTGCGCAGCGCGATGAGGCTCCCGTCCTCGTCGGGTTCGGCCCCGGCGTCGGAAGCGACCTTGGCCGCAGGTGAGTCGATCGTGGTCTGGAACCGGCCCTCCACGACAGCACGCTGCGCACCGGAGCGGACCCGGGAGGCGTCGGCGCGACCGCCGCCGAGCAGGTGCAACCCGGTGACCACCATCGTCTTGCCGGCCCCGGTCTCACCGGTGACCACGGTCAACCCCGCGTGCAGTGCGAGCGTGGCGTCGTCGATGACGCCCAGTCCCTGGATGCGCATCTCCGCCAACACATCAAGCACCCTACTGGCACGCCCGGACGCGCGACGCCCCGCTGGGAATAACGAAACGCTGAACTCGCCCGTGCGCTGCTCAGGGCGTGGCGGGGCCGCGCCAGCCCTGCACGGGGAGCTCGAACTTGCGCACCAGGCGGTCGGTGAAAGCGGTGTCGTGCAACCGCACCAGGCGCAGCGGGCTGTCCCCGGCCACGACCTCGACCCGCGCGCCGGGCGGCAGGTCGAAGTGCCGCTGCCCGTCGCAGCTGAGCACCGCGTGGTGCCCGTACTGGTCGATCTCCACCGCTACCAGCGATTCCCGCGACACCACCAGCGGCCGGGCGAACAGCGCGTGCGCGTTGCTCGGCACGACCAGCAGCGCCTGCACTTCGGGCCACACCACCGGGCCGCCGGCGGAGAACGCGTACGCCGTGGATCCGGTCGGCGTGGAGCAGAGCACGCCGTCGCAGCCGAACGCCGACACCGGATGCCCGTCGACCTCCACGACCACGTCGAGGATCCGCTCCCGGCTGCTCTTCTCCACGCTGGCCTCGTTGAGCGCCCAGGTGCTGGCCAGCACCTGGCCGTCGAGCTTCGCGGTGACCTCGACCGTCATCCGCTCCTCGACGTGGTACCGGCCCGCCACCACGGCGGACAGCGCCTCGTCCAGCGCATCGGAATCGGCCCCGGCCAGGAATCCGACCCGGCCCAGGTTCACGCCGAACACCGGGACGTCGGCCAGCCTGGCCAGCTCGGCCGCGCGCAGCAGCGTGCCGTCGCCACCGAGCACGAGCACCAGCTCCGTGCCCGCAGCCGCCTGCGCTCCCGGCGCCACCACCCTGCTGTAGCAGTCCGGGCTGAGCTCAGGCGCCTCTTCCGCCAGCACCCGGACCCGCAGGCCGGCGCCGATCAGCTGACCGGCGACCTTCTCCGCGGTGCGCAGGTTGTGCTGCCTGCCGGTGTGCACCACCAGCAGCACCTCTCGGGTCAACTCCCACTCCTCTACCGGTGCGAGTTCTTGACCGCGGTCTGCGGCCCCTGGCGAACCGCGTCCGCCACCAGCTCTTCGGCTGCCGCCACGTCGGTGCTCTCGCCCGGCCGCAGCCACAGGAAGTACTCCACGTTCCCGGACGGGCCGGGCAGCGGACTGGCCACGACACCGCGCAGCCCCAGACCGCTCTCCGCCGCGACCTGCACGACCTCCAGCACCGCCTCGGCCCGCAGCTGCGGATCGCGGACCACCCCGCCCGAACCCAGCCGCTGCTTGCCGACCTCGAACTGCGGCTTGACCATCGGCACCAGGTCGGCGTCCGCGCTCGCGCAGGCGGCCAGCGCGGGCAGCACCAGCTTCAGCGAGATGAACGACAGGTCCGCCACCACCAGGTCGACCTGACCGCCGATGGTCTCCGGGGTCAGCGCGCGGACGTTGGTCCGGTCGTGGATGTGCACCCGCTCGTCGGTCTGCAGCTTCCAGACCAGCTGCCCGTACCCGACGTCGACGGCCTCCACCTCGCGAGCGCCGCGCCGCAGCAGCACATCGGTGAACCCGCCGGTCGACGCACCCGCGTCCAGGCACCTGCGACCGGCCACGGTCAGACCGCGGGGTTCGAAAGCTTCGAGAGCACCCAGCAACTTGTGCGCACCGCGCGAGGCCCAGCCGGGATCGTCGATGTCCTCGGCGACCACCACCGGCGCATCCGTCTCGACCGCGGTGGCGGACTTGCGCGCGACCATGCCGCGCACGCTCACCCGTCCCGCGTCGACCAGTTCGGAGGCGTGCTCGCGGGAGCGCGCCAGCCCGCGGCGAACCAGTTCGGCATCCAACCGAGCCCTGCGTGGCACTGCGTCAGCTCCTGTGTGCACTCGTTGCGGAGAGGAGGTGGTCGGCCTTCGACAGCGCGTCGGTGAGCGCGGTGTGCACCGCCTCGAACCGTTCGACGTGCTCGGCGACGGGCATCTCCCGCACCTCGTCGAGTCCGGCGACCGCCGTCGCGATGGCGTCGATCGCCGACTGGCCGTCGTCGGCCTGGCGCGCCAGCATCGCGGGATTCGGCATCTGCCCCGGAGAGGTCATCCGCTCCTGCTCCCCTCGATCTCGCCGCGACACCTGTGCGGCGACGCCTCCACGCTATCGGAACGCCCTGACGCGGACACCGCGAGTCGGTGGCTCAGGCCAACCCGAGTTCGCGCAGCGCGGCCTTCGCGTGCTCGTCCGCGGCGCGCACCTCGACAGCGCCCGACGAAACGGCCCACCACGCCGCGCACAGCGCCCGCAACGCGGCGAGCGCATCGGCTTCGCCGTCGGCCCGGGACAGCTCCAGCCCGGAGTCCTCGACCCGGACCTGCCACCCGTCCTGCGCGCCGATCGCGATCTCCGCGGGTGCTTGCAGCAGTCCGCGGAGATCGGCGGCGACGTGGTCGGGGCGCATCTGCGCGGAAGCGGCGAGCAGGTCGCCGGCAGTGCTCACACCGGTCAGCACCATCAGCGACGGCATCCCGGCGTTGACCGCACCGGCGATGTCGGTGTCCAGCCGGTCACCGACCATCAGCGGCGCTCGGCCGCCCGCCGAGTCGACGGCGCGATCCAGCAGCGGGCGCTCCGGCTTGCCCGCCACCAGCGGTTCCTGGTCGGTGGCCGCGCGCAGCAGCTCGACCAGCGAACCGTTGCCTGGCATCAGACCGCGTTCGGTCGGCAGCGTCCGGTCGCCGTTGCACGCCACCCACAGCGCGCCGGCCCGGATCGCCAGGCACGCCTCGGCGAGATCGCGGTAGGCGATCTCGGTGGACAGCCCCTGCACGACGGCGACCGGTTCGTCGGCGAAGTCCGACACCGGCACCAGACCTGCTCGGTCCACTTCGGACGCCAGCGCGGCGGAACCGACGACCAGCACCCGGGAACCGGCGGGCAGCTTCTCCGCCAGCACCGCGGCGCCTGCCTGCGCGCTGGTGCTGACCTCGGATCGCTCCGCGGTCAGCCCCAGAGCCGCGAGGTGGTCGACGACCGCCTGGTCCGGCTTCGACGCGTTGTTGGTGACGTAGCGGACCTGGACGCCGCGGCGGTGCACCTCCCGGACTGCCTCAAAGGCACCGGGAACGAGTTCACCGCCGCGGAAGACCGTGCCGTCCAGGTCGAACAGCACGACGTCGTGGCCGTCGAGCAGCGTGCCGCTCACTGCGCTCGCGCGCTCCCTTCAGCGTCACCATCGACGACGTCCTTCTTCGGCGCAGAGGCCTCGGCGGCCTCCGGCGCGGAGTCGATCGCGTCGTCCTCCTCCGCGACAGCCTTCTCCGCCTCGTCGTCGAGCTCTTCCTCGTCGTCGAGGGCGTCCTCGTCCAGCTCGTCCTCGTCGGAGTCGTCGAGCTCGTCCTCGTCGGAGATCCCGGCCGCGGCCTCGGCCTCGGTCACGAGCTCCTCGACGACCTCGGGCCCGCCGAGCTTCTCGGCCAGCTCCTCCAGGCGCTCCGGAGCGTCGGTCTCCTCCTCGTCGTCGGCGTGCGCCGCGTGCACGAACCAGGTGAAGGCTTCGCGCTCGCGACCGGCGGCGAGCAGGTTGTCCGCGTAGGCGTAGAACAGCCGCGCGCTCCACGGGTCCTGCTGCTGCGGGTCCAGCTCCGGGATCTGCAGGCTCACCACGGAAGCCTCGATCTCACCGAGGTCCCGGCGAGCGCCGGCAGCCACGATGCGCAGCTCGACGGCGTCCTCCTGCTCCAGCTGAGTCGCCTCCTGGCTGCGGGCGAGCTCGACCGCGCGCTCGGGCCGGCCCAGCGCGCGCTCGCAGTCGGCCATCATCGCGAGGTGGCCGGGGCCGCCCGCGATGCGACGAGCCGCACGCAGCTCGGACAGCGCCTCGCTCCACTCACCGGCCAGGTACGCGGCGAGCCCGTTGGCTTCGCGCACGGACGGGATGCGGGAGGCCTTCTGCCGGGCGAAGCGGGCGTGCTCGAGCGCCTTCACCGCGTCGTCATCGACCAGCTGGCCGGCCGCGACGAGGTGCTGCGCGACCTTGTCCGCCAGGCCCTTCGGCAGCGGCAGCAGCTCGCGGCGCACCTCGGGGTCGAGCTCCTTGGGGTCGATGCCCTCGGGCAGCTCCGGCTCCTGCAGCTTGGGCTCGACGGCCTCGTCCGCCTGCTGCTCCGCGCCCTCGCGCACTCCGCCGCGGTCGTCACGACGGTCGTCGTGCCTGCGGTCGTCGCGGCGCGGGCCGCGCCGGTCGCGGTCCGGCCGGCCACCCCGGTCGAACCGGTCGCCGTCCCGACGCGGACGGTCATCGCGGCGGAAGCCACCGCGGTCGTCGCGCCGGTCGTCACGGCGGGGACGGTCGTCGAAGTCGCGGCGAGGCCGGTCCTTGAAGTCGCGATCGTCCCGACGCGGGCGGTCGTTGAAGTCGCGACGGGGACGGTCCTTGAAATCGCGGTCATCACGACGGGGACGGTCGCCGAAGTCGCGGTCGTCCCGGCGGGGACGATCCTTGAAGTCCCGGTCGTCACGGCGGAACCCACCGCGCTTGTCGTCGCGGCGGAAACCACCACGGTCGTCACGACGGTCATCACGGCGGAAGTCGCCGCGCTTGTCATCGCGGCGGAAGCCGCCACGGTCATCGCGCTTGTCGTCACGACGGAAGTTGTCCCGGCGATCCCGGTCGTCCCGGCGGAAACCACCGCGATCGTCGCGCTTGTCGTCACGACGGAAGCCACCACGGTCGTCACGACGGAAGTTGTCACGACGGTCACCGCGGTCATCGCGGCGGAAACCACCGCGATCGTCGCGCTTGTCGTCACGACCGAAACCGCCGCGGTCGTCACGACGGAAGTTGTCACGACGCTCGCCGCGGTCATCGCGGCGGAAACCACCACGGTCGTTTCCGCGGAAACCGCCGCGGTCGCCTCCGCGATCATTCCCGCGGTCGTCGCGCCGGTCCCGGTCGTCGCGCCGGAAGCTGCCGCGATCGCGGTCGTCACGGCGGAAGTCGCGACGCGGTCCGCGATCACTGCGCGGTCCGCGGTCGTTGAAGCCGCGGTCGTCCCGGCGGAAACCACCGCGGTCGTCGCGACGGTCATCACGGCGGTCGTTGTCGCGCCGGTCGTTGTCGCGGCGGAAACCGCCACGGCGGTCCTGGCCGCCCTGGCCGCGGCCGCCGAAGTCGTCCCGGCCCTTG
The genomic region above belongs to Saccharopolyspora antimicrobica and contains:
- a CDS encoding copper transporter — protein: MISMRYHIVSVAAVFLALAVGVVLGSTSISDRLLAGVGAERESLQGQVEQLDAERNALKAQVAGAEQFESAVAPMAVQGQLAQRSVVLISSAEVSDQRRAAVSELLRDAGADVTGEVRLGEGFADPDRADQLRRVVTELLPAGLQLPTAADPGTLAGGLIGPLSLLDPQTGQPQTGDQERAAAFSGLADGGFATASPGLRPAQLAVVLTGGPFEGDHAGDEAAVLARFATQVDLAGQGAVLTGSADGTGAVGVARADPAIASNLSTVDNAGSSSGRVAIVLALREQADRQAGHYGVASSAQGSVPSGRG
- the steA gene encoding putative cytokinetic ring protein SteA — its product is MKLSGLLARQQGNLPGVVGIARIERRSDDVLRRVRPGDIAVLDHADLDRRTAEALVSAGVVGVVNAAPSISGRYPNLGPDVLLSAGIALVDSVGPEFARQIKDGTKLRLHEGGVFVGEREVGRGTAQDADSVADLLIEAKAGMSAQLEAFSANTIEFLRRERTLILDGIGVPDLSASLEDRPVLVLAPGYGHADDLKRLRKYIREYRPVLIGVESGADVLREAGYKPDVIVGDPDVISTETLKCGAELVIPAHLDGHAPGLERIQDLGIGAVTFPASGNPEDLALLLADAHKASLVVTVGFHATLGEFLDSGRSGSNPSTFLTRLRMGSKIVDGRAVAALQRSRTPTSAVVLLIAAVLLAVVVALLVSGLGTAFMHVVADLGGQVAAYFKGLLT
- the recN gene encoding DNA repair protein RecN produces the protein MLAEMRIQGLGVIDDATLALHAGLTVVTGETGAGKTMVVTGLHLLGGGRADASRVRSGAQRAVVEGRFQTTIDSPAAKVASDAGAEPDEDGSLIALRTVTADGRSRAHLGGRSVPNAVLSELAEQVLAVHGQNDQLRLLRSGEQRAVLDRFAGEPVLQVLANYQRVRAEWAEAVRELTERTERSRELAREADLLRHGLSEIEAVGPEPGEDVALVDEARRLADVDQLREIAAGAHHALTGAADGDPDAPGAIGLIGEARRRLSTAEDPALRELEPRVAEAVAVLADVGGELGGYLDRLDADPARLEQVLARQAELKMLTKKYAADVDGVLAWAEEARARLSGMDTSEEALAALAARRDELAAELAELAAELTEARREAAVGLSAAVSEELDGLAMAQARLEVVVQPKPADAGDPSALQVRGESVHAGPDGVDEVELQLIAHSGAPALPIHKGASGGELSRVMLALEVVLADADTVPTLVFDEVDAGVGGRAAVEIGRRLARLARTHQVVVVTHLPQVAAYADRHLVVDKGSSEGGLTRSDVRVVADERRVVELARMLAGMDSTETGRAHAEELLNTATAYKLAQARFSRRKKPAKKKEKSGA
- a CDS encoding NAD kinase, with protein sequence MTREVLLVVHTGRQHNLRTAEKVAGQLIGAGLRVRVLAEEAPELSPDCYSRVVAPGAQAAAGTELVLVLGGDGTLLRAAELARLADVPVFGVNLGRVGFLAGADSDALDEALSAVVAGRYHVEERMTVEVTAKLDGQVLASTWALNEASVEKSSRERILDVVVEVDGHPVSAFGCDGVLCSTPTGSTAYAFSAGGPVVWPEVQALLVVPSNAHALFARPLVVSRESLVAVEIDQYGHHAVLSCDGQRHFDLPPGARVEVVAGDSPLRLVRLHDTAFTDRLVRKFELPVQGWRGPATP
- a CDS encoding TlyA family RNA methyltransferase; the encoded protein is MPRRARLDAELVRRGLARSREHASELVDAGRVSVRGMVARKSATAVETDAPVVVAEDIDDPGWASRGAHKLLGALEAFEPRGLTVAGRRCLDAGASTGGFTDVLLRRGAREVEAVDVGYGQLVWKLQTDERVHIHDRTNVRALTPETIGGQVDLVVADLSFISLKLVLPALAACASADADLVPMVKPQFEVGKQRLGSGGVVRDPQLRAEAVLEVVQVAAESGLGLRGVVASPLPGPSGNVEYFLWLRPGESTDVAAAEELVADAVRQGPQTAVKNSHR
- a CDS encoding HAD-IIA family hydrolase, whose amino-acid sequence is MSGTLLDGHDVVLFDLDGTVFRGGELVPGAFEAVREVHRRGVQVRYVTNNASKPDQAVVDHLAALGLTAERSEVSTSAQAGAAVLAEKLPAGSRVLVVGSAALASEVDRAGLVPVSDFADEPVAVVQGLSTEIAYRDLAEACLAIRAGALWVACNGDRTLPTERGLMPGNGSLVELLRAATDQEPLVAGKPERPLLDRAVDSAGGRAPLMVGDRLDTDIAGAVNAGMPSLMVLTGVSTAGDLLAASAQMRPDHVAADLRGLLQAPAEIAIGAQDGWQVRVEDSGLELSRADGEADALAALRALCAAWWAVSSGAVEVRAADEHAKAALRELGLA